The proteins below come from a single Lodderomyces elongisporus chromosome 3, complete sequence genomic window:
- the RPS27B gene encoding 40S ribosomal protein S27-B, whose product MVLVQDLLHPSPATEAHQHKLKLLVQQPRSFFMDVKCQGCLNITTVFSHAQTAVTCDSCSTVLCTPTGGKAKLTEGCSFRRK is encoded by the exons ATG GTTTTAGTTCAAGATTTATTGCACCCATCCCCAGCTACTGAGGCTCACCAACATAAATTGAAGTTGCTTGTTCAACAACCAAGATCCTTCTTCATGGATGTTAAATGTCAAGGATGTCTTAACATCACCACTGTTTTCTCACACGCCCAAACCGCTGTCACTTGTGATTCCTGTTCAACTGTGTTGTGTACCCCAACCGGTGGTAAGGCTAAGTTGACTGAGGGTTGTTCTTTCAGAAGAAAGTAA
- the AAT2 gene encoding Aspartate aminotransferase, cytoplasmic produces MSQLFTNVKELPPDPLFGLKARYVQDKRSDKVDLGIGAYRDNNGKPWILPAVKKAESKLVNSPDYNHEYLSISGFEPFFTSAAKVLLGEDSPVVSNNGRIVSQQSLSGTGALHLAGAFLKRFYTGNGPNPTIYLSQPTWANHKQVFESLGLIVKYYPYWNNDTKSLNLQGFLNTIKEAKEGSIFLLHACAHNPTGLDPTQNQWDQILKELDKKKHFIIFDSAYQGFASGDLEKDAYPIRKAINDQLITQTPIIICQSFAKNVGMYGERVGAIHVILPQEDPAFARAIKSQLNLIIRCEISNPPAYGSKIVSTILHDPELYKQWKEDLKTMSSRIIKMRQTLRKKLESLGTPGTWNHITDQTGMFSFTGLTPSQVERLEKKHGVYLVSSGRASVAGLNDGNVNKVANAIDEVVRNTDSSKL; encoded by the coding sequence ATGTCGCAATTATTCACAAACGTTAAGGAATTACCTCCAGATCCATTGTTTGGCTTGAAAGCAAGATACGTGCAAGACAAACGTCTGGATAAAGTCGATTTGGGTATTGGAGCATACAGAGACAACAACGGTAAGCCATGGATCTTGCCAGCTGTGAAAAAGGCCGAGTCAAAGTTGGTCAATTCGCCAGACTACAACCACGAGTACCTCAGTATTAGTGGATTCGAACCATTCTTTACCAGTGCGGCTAAAGTATTGTTGGGCGAAGACTCTCCAGTCGTCTCAAACAACGGAAGAATTGTATCGCAGCAATCGTTGAGTGGTACCGGTGCGTTGCACTTGGCCGGTGCTTTTTTGAAGAGATTCTACACTGGAAACGGACCAAACCCCACTATATACTTGTCACAGCCCACCTGGGCCAACCACAAACAAGTATTTGAATCTTTGGGATTGATTGTCAAGTACTACCCATACTGGAACAACGATACCAAATCATTGAACTTGCAAGGCTTCCTCAACACTATAAAGGAGGCCAAAGAGGGCtccatctttcttttacatGCTTGTGCTCACAATCCAACCGGCTTGGACCCAACTCAGAACCAATGGGACCAAATCTTGAAGGAGTTGGACAAAAAGAAGCACTTTATCATCTTTGACTCTGCTTACCAGGGCTTTGCCAGTGGAGACTTGGAAAAAGATGCTTACCCTATTCGTAAAGCCATCAATGATCAATTGATTACCCAAACACCAATTATCATTTGCCAATCTTTTGCCAAGAATGTCGGTATGTACGGTGAAAGAGTTGGCGCGATTCACGTTATCCTCCCACAAGAGGACCCAGCCTTTGCCAGAGCCATAAAATCACAATTGAACCTCATCATTCGTTGCGAAATCTCAAACCCTCCAGCGTACGGATCCAAGATTGTGTCAACAATCTTGCATGACCCAGAGCTCTATAAGCAGTGGAAAGAGGACTTGAAAACCATGTCGTCGAGAATCATCAAGATGAGGCAAACCTTGAGAAAGAAGTTGGAAAGTTTGGGAACTCCAGGAACTTGGAACCACATCACTGACCAAACTGGTATGTTTTCCTTCACAGGGTTAACACCTTCGCAAGTTGAAagattggaaaagaaacacgGTGTCTACCTTGTAAGTAGCGGAAGAGCCTCGGTTGCCGGATTGAACGACGGCAATGTCAATAAGGTTGCAAATGCCATCGATGAAGTTGTTAGAAACACCGACTCTTCCAAATTGTAA
- the ARO2 gene encoding bifunctional chorismate synthase/riboflavin reductase [NAD(P)H] aro2 (BUSCO:EOG09262DUV), translating into MSSFGTLFKVTTYGESHCKSVGCIVDGCPPGLKLSEADIQPQLTRRRPGQSKLSTPRNEADAVEIQSGTENGVTLGSPIGMMVRNKDHRPGDYSETDLYPRPSHADYTYIQKYGLKSGSGGGRSSARETIGRVAAGAIAEKILTAVNNVEIVAFVSSIGEVSMNRSPQDPAFQKILNTITREEVDGAGPIRCPDASVRDEMVKVIEKYRDAKDSIGGVVTCVIRNCPIGLGEPCFDKLEATLAHAMLSLPATKGFEFGSGFEGTKIPGSKHNDLFIFDEEKKRLRTKTNNSGGVQGGISNGENIYFSVAFKSAATISQEQETVTYEGKSGVLAARGRHDPSVTPRAVPIVEAMASIVLCDQYLIQQARNSTRSILEKSQ; encoded by the coding sequence ATGTCGTCATTCGGTACATTATTCAAAGTCACAACTTATGGAGAGTCTCACTGCAAGTCCGTTGGATGCATTGTGGATGGATGCCCACCGGGTTTAAAGCTCTCAGAGGCTGATATTCAACCACAGTTAACGAGAAGAAGACCAGGCCAGAGTAAACTCTCAACACCAAGAAATGAAGCCGATGCAGTCGAGATACAAAGTGGTACCGAGAACGGAGTCACCTTGGGTAGTCCCATCGGTATGATGGTTCGTAACAAGGACCACAGGCCAGGCGACTATAGTGAAACTGACCTTTATCCTAGACCAAGCCATGCAGACTACACCTATATTCAGAAATATGGGTTAAAATCTGGCTCTGGTGGAGGCAGGTCATCTGCCAGAGAGACAATCGGAAGAGTAGCTGCAGGCGCCATCGCCGAGAAGATCTTGACTGCCGTGAACAATGTGGAGATTGTGGCATTTGTGTCTTCAATTGGTGAAGTGTCCATGAATAGGTCGCCACAAGATCCTGCTTTCCAAAAAATACTCAACACAATCACAAGAGAAGAAGTCGATGGTGCAGGTCCCATCAGATGCCCCGATGCGTCTGTGCGAGACGAGATGGTCAAGGTTATCGAAAAGTATCGTGACGCAAAGGATTCTATTGGAGGTGTGGTTACTTGTGTTATCCGTAACTGCCCAATTGGTTTGGGTGAACCATGTTTTGATAAATTGGAAGCAACGCTAGCACATGCAATGTTGAGTTTACCGGCTACAAAAGGGTTTGAATTTGGTTCCGGTTTTGAAGGAACTAAGATCCCTGGATCCAAGCACAATGATCTCTTCATTTTTGAcgaggagaagaagagattGAGAACCaagacaaacaattctGGCGGTGTTCAAGGAGGGATTTCCAACGGCGAAAACATCTACTTTTCAGTCGCATTCAAATCAGCAGCCACAATCAGTCAAGAACAGGAAACTGTCACATATGAAGGCAAATCAGGTGTTTTGGCTGCACGAGGAAGACACGACCCAAGCGTTACACCAAGGGCTGTACCAATTGTCGAGGCAATGGCTTCGATTGTTTTATGTGATCAATATCTCATACAACAAGCTAGAAACTCGACCAGATCAATCTTGGAGAAATCGCAATAG
- the EMP24 gene encoding p24 complex component (BUSCO:EOG09264FOM): MKLILLACLFISTVLGHNVLLQPYGKQCFFETLKVNDELAISFQVGSRNPHNSEQYDVDFYITSPQGQTVLKKDKLDHGDESITAKMNGKYQYCFSNEKSSRVDLDVSFNIHGVVYVDVNDPKADTLDYAIQRLSQLTDDVKAEQGYLVIRERTHRNTAESTNSRVKWWSVFQIFVVAANSVFQIYYLRRFFEVKSVV; the protein is encoded by the coding sequence ATGAAGCTTATATTATTGGCTTGTCTATTCATCTCCACTGTGCTCGGTCACAATGTTTTACTCCAACCTTATGGCAAGCAGTGTTTCTTTGAGACATTGAAAGTCAACGACGAACTTGCTATATCATTTCAAGTAGGATCACGTAACCCACACAATTCAGAGCAATATGACGTCGACTTCTATATAACGTCACCACAGGGTCAAACAGTGTTGAAGAAGGATAAACTCGATCATGGTGACGAACTGATTACTGCCAAAATGAATGGTAAATATCAATACTGTTTTTCCAACGAGAAATCCAGCAGAGTTGACCTTGATGTCAGTTTTAATATTCACGGCGTAGTGTATGTCGACGTTAATGACCCCAAAGCAGACACATTGGACTATGCCATTCAAAGATTGAGTCAATTGACCGACGATGTGAAAGCTGAACAAGGATACTTGGTAATTAGAGAGAGAACACATAGAAACACCGCCGAGTCTACCAATTCGAGAGTCAAATGGTGGTCggttttccaaatcttCGTTGTTGCTGCAAACTCCGTGTTCCAGATATACTACTTGAGGAGGTTTTTCGAAGTAAAATCCGTAGTTTAG